The sequence GACTGTATTCAATCTACAAGATCTTGTTTTGAGTTATGATTTCTTCTGAACGAAGAATTCTTAATTCATAACAtaatataaaagaaatataatttTAGACTATTCCTGAAGAAGTTAGAGAGTTGAACCTGAGAAGATAGGCTAGAGCAAAGTAGATATGTTGTTAAGGTTACTAAGATTTTAGAAAGCAATAACAAGTACTCAATTGGCAAGCCCACCTTCAAGCGCTTTTATACAAGCAGCTTTGCATATATACAATCTATCttgttcttaaccttgatttattttctttcctctaaaaaatCATGGGGTAGAAGAGAACTGTCACCACTCAgtaaccaaaagcacagaggatgctagcactagaagCCACCTCGGTACAAGATGAGGTgaataggagcccaagcccacaCCCAATGTCCTCCTTCGGCAGCAGCGAAAGCTAGTATCACAGCCTGAGTCCTATTCTGTGCGAGCAGGAGCTCTGATGTCGGGCAATTAGCGAAGAATACAATCCTACCAAaaaggtattgatatgagttaatgcattttatacttgttgaatagagaaatattttttgtttatgtcaactctccttgttttctctctagatgtaGGAAACGTAGTCTCCAAACCAGACAGGCACGAGCCCGAAAGCCAGGGCCACAAATATAGTAGCCGACAGAAAAGGTTACCATCACgggaatcgatgctgacggGCTGTCTATGGATGAAAATAACCTAAATAGATTCTAGAGAGTCGCAGGGCTCattactcgggagagggtgctgataacgactaagttcgatgaccttagtgacgaagcgaagagggacttaTTCGATAATGTCACCATGGAATATCTGGAATACCCTGGAAATATGAGCAAGTGTCAAACGATCGTCGCAATCAAtgtagcaatgaaagcgatcgcgaAAATTCGCCAAAACTTTAAGAGCAAACTTGTTAATCGGTCCTTGGCTAAAAGGGTGGCGcacttcgagagctacaagcacttgaaagagtaagattgtgatgctttttttagatgaagaactcaaagcagttcaaaaaggagagtgaggagaagaagcagttTTGGGTTAGGAATAAGCACAACCACAGGATCGGCGTAACTATGTACACTAGAAAAAGGGCAAAATGGCAGGCATAGGATGATAAGTTAGCTAGAGAAGGTtgtgagaatccttggttgcagtTCCCAGGATGATCATGGTCTTATTTtgtgtgcaaggggtgagcaATCCGAAATAGGGGAAATCACATTCGGAAACAATCAAACCCAGTCAGttgcagaaaaagtaaaagaaaggGTAGCCAAAGCTAggcaaggttctttcaccggggtcaggaaacatgatgttctcttagCAGTGCTGGaaaacccagagcacccaggttgagagcgaggtgtatcaagttcccagggctggaaatacggctttcccgaagacctcacgatgtacaagaagaggaagaggtctttagtggatgtggatgcaatTGCACAAGACATCACTCGGAAAGTTTATTCAAAcatcatggggcagcttgcatcacagggaatagagatttctaTACCACAAGAAGCTAGCCTCGGAGCTGTAGGGAAGAGTAGTTGCGCCCCTaaggaggtcgatcaacaaGTAGCTACTATTGTGATTGAGCTggatacgattgacctgctagaaggggtCACACCCTACAACCTTGTAATCATGCCTCTTGGGTATGTCattgaggttgcaaggggccaggtgctttcAGACGtctgtatcttacatacggtcccgatacgtgaTGACTATGTCATGGTTACAGTGGACATGGTAAACAGAAATGCCATTGATCACATGTTAGAgctccccccaatgatgaagttaCAACTCTGGGTGaggctcttcatcaaaggatccagtggaagaggggtgacATTATGGTGTCCAGTGTATCCCAGTCTGGATGAGCTACAGGGGCACTGCCGCCACACCCCTCACTTCTAGAGAATGCAGCTTCattaccttctcctcctctagagaagcTGGCTTCACTGCCCCCTTCTCCGCATCTGGTAGCCTCACTTCTAGATCCAATTCcgtctcccccaaagagcccaaagaagaagaaaaaggaagtcgagaagaaaggctctaagaagcacttGCCGAAGATGTCAAATTCCATTGTATCGGCAAAGAAGTTCATAGACATTGGagcagcgtggactagtgccaatacgaaattccaatatgggaagcccttgatgagaATATATGACCTAGCAAAGATGAGAAAAGCATGTGtcaacctgcataattactacatgtaaGCTACTAGTGACAGAAATGCTCAATCCATTTTCGTACAATATAAATGATACCACTTCTTAACTAATGACGACAGCTACTTCATTATGGGTTTCAAtaacttatatgacctcttcaaccttgatagCCTGGACATATTGTTATTAcgaatcttcacattgtaagtcccttaaaactagatattcattaattaataccattaagtcttgaatctcactatgttcttatctataaacacttgatgaaagaaagaaagaagaacaaggagcccatcgcatttcttgacccttAGGCTATTACAATATCAGTCATCTTATTTCACCCCGACTACATTATGGACCATGTGGCCaaggtaatgcaacaatattctaaAACGCACTACCTACTAGGCGCCCATAACACTGGTggctattggatcttactggttattTGTCTCAAgtgaacttggtgtggtacttccactcgtcaagaccagtagcgcaaaaaaggcaaacttagaccGCATGATTACAAcgctgtaaaaggactcctcggcccgtaagttctgcctgacttagtttacaAATTTagcttttctaacattcaaatgctccttAGTTgtgatccctctttatgcagggcttttgacaagtaccttcgagctcaacctaaCTACAACACGAAAGATGGCGGCAGACTAACACACAAGGCCAGGTTCGttgtaagtgctaccaaacagattaccaaatgctctcttttgttatttttttcttttgatctaacaataaattttcttttcagcagtgcAATCAACAACCATCGGGCAACGCCTGcgaattctatgttgcgtggaaaatgttcctcatgctcggcataaaggatatcaaatccctcGATGTATGTTCAATacgagattattcgtaactaattttagtaGTTAGTTTAATTGCacaataacatgacattggttacgtgtcaaattatgtaggaatttttagcttctttttttttatgacgGTGCACTATCGGAGATTCGATGACAGATCGccgagttcatggtgtctgaagtcatcagcccacacggtgagttccactatagaatccctaggttgtgaggtattatgtaatatgagttgatcgaactttgtaacatttatAATTCTGTAataaattgattggaacttttgTAACCTTTTCTGTGATGAAGCAAGCAAGTTCTTATATAAGTTTGTTTGTCCATGTGTATTTGGATatgttgctattgtttgcaagGAAAAGACGGCTACCAAATCTTGGCtatgcttcaggatgcagctagAAAATAATACAATCATATCAGGTAAGCTACATTGTTACCAGTCACTTATATGTTCATATAAGTGGCTGGTAACttattaacccgtcacttatgttatacataagtgacaggtaacctagttacccgtcacttatgtttttCTCCCAAGCATATGGGTGAAagataagtgacgggtgaacaggttacccgttacttatgtctttctccctAGTACATGGGAGACAATGATAGGTGAGGGATCACGTTTATGACTTGTCACCtataacaacccgtcactaataattagtCATCAGTCATCCGGGGGTAATAGGTGCGGGATCTGTTATCTATGTccattatgacccgtcaccctcAGCCTTTTTTGACAAAAATGAAATGGCAGATCCACCCATTGGTGCGTCGAGCCACACtggaaggagagggagggagggggaggaaagggaggggagggagagctcACGATGGACGCCACTTGGTGCCGCTgccagctgctgctgccaccATCGTTGTTGCCGGCTGGCAGTTGCAGCAGTAGTCACATGAGGCCATGGAATGGAGGGCTCCTGGCTGGCGGGGGTGTGTCACCGCTTGGGAGAGCAATGCGGGGTCAGTTCAAAAGTTTTTTTAGTACCATCCAATAACACCACGTTACCTGTGCACTCCATGGCACAACCGTTGGCCTTACCTGTCGTCTACGCCGATGGTCCATTGTTAGTTTGAGCAGCGCGTCATCGCTTGGCGTCTCTGTCATTGGTTCCATTCTAAAGCTTGTGTGTGGGTGCACCATGTTTGAGACCACGAGCTTGCCGACATCCGTTGTGAGCCACTGatcacgcgccgcccgtcccgttgtcacacCCTtcaggagttgtgtggacgcgtgtccattcggctccccgttgggccgtaccaaaggccggACTGGAGGGACCACCTTCTGAAAGCTCACCACGTGGCGTCCGcgccggcttcggcctcgttcaggatgaagggcccatccgcagtctctgggccattgcctgccaatgggcccgggggctactgtcggtgtatcaggaaccgggggtccccgaatcccgagaccgggccagccatccgccacatggctccatcccgcggggtctctcctgcaagatgagaaaagatcaagtcccgggagaaggcgctcggggccacagtcggtggcccccgagtaccccagttccccaatgatccacagaatccaagtaccgggaagaaagtgctcggggaggtgtacgatcacccccgagtaccctagtccccggacgaccaggagagctaagttccgggagagagtgcttggggctgcgtgcagcagcccctgagtactcggttccctaaggatccgtacaagagtgctcgggagagagtgctcggggaggtgaacagtacccccgagcactcggtaccccgacgacccagaaaggcccccgaggggcccaccgatgaggcgtcaaccagtcaaaggcccgaggccgcatttaatgagcgtgcgtggcctgtcacttccaactgctcccgccgcgctcagcgtcagttcctgccacgttctagcagagaggcgtggggttattaattgcacgggtcctgtcccgtgccatccggcctatctcaggataacgtcgtaaggaccgaGGCGTTCCGTTtaccgcgctgctgtggtaggggaacaagacagggcgggcatgccgggtcgctctgcggctgcccggtgggccctctccatggcgcccgttgccagggcatttattgtgacggatgaccgggcgtgcgacgcattttccacccccggtcacttcgcctagaggaaataatgacgccctttccatttatggtgtctcggaactcgtgtcccccttccgttcggggcacgttgctgccaGTGGGTACTTAAAGCaaccggcggcacagaagcagaTATAGCTGAAGATGACGGTTGAAAAGGAGACGGATAGACCAAGAACACAGcgaaaaataaaaacaagagaAGGGAAGACCAGAGAAGGCTGAGCCCaatcccagccgaagaacaaggagccccaagctcttagatagatcaaacattcttataaccagcaacatccttgagggacttcctcaggacagttatagtatccatacaagagtagggtattacgcccccgtgcggcccgaacctgtctaaattccggtgcatttacttcttcttgcactaggtcactccaccaccaccggcagttgcattcatttccatttatttctctgacgaacatattcaggatcatccccccggccgaatctctaaaaaggggtctctcgggatccctacgactggagttaatcctccgacaactaccggctaaatccttcagccgacagtgatttcaggtttatcattgccggctgaattcttgagccgacagtgatgccttgggtatcactgccggctaaatccTTGAGCCGGCATTGATAAGACCCTTCACTACTGGTCCaccgagccgacagtgatagtccacgactatcactgcctattgcccactgccggctccaaaactggcagtgaatgTGGTTTTGGAtccgacagtgaagggggtttctgcagtaTTGTATAAGTAatgggtaacctagttacccgtcacttttgttaggacatAAATGACGGGTGAAGAAGTTAccagtcacttatgtctttctccccAGTACCTGGGAGACGatgataggtgacgggtcacagttatgacccatcacctataacctatacgtcactaataactagtcaTCAGTCACCCCGAGGTGATGGGTGCGGGATCTGTCATCTATTTccattatgacccgtcacccttagcctttttcacatagtgaaaGGCAGATCCACCCACTAGTGCATCGAGCCACAccagaaagagagggagggagggggaggaaggggaggggagggagaggtcaTGATGGACGTCGCTTGGTGCTACCgccagctgctgctgccaccATCGTTGTTGCCGGCTGGCAGTTGCAGCAGCAGTCGCACGAGGCCATGGAAGGGAGGGCTCCTGGCTGGCGGGGGCGTGTCACCGCTTGGGAGAGCGATGCGGGGTGAGTTCAAAGTTTTTTTTAGTACCATCCAATGACACCACGTTACGTTACCTGTGCACTCCATGGTACAACCGTCGGCCTTACCTGTCGTCTAGTCGTCGCTTGGCATCTTTGTCATTGGTTCCATTCTAAAGCTTGTTTGTGGGCGTGCCATGTTCGAGACCACGAGCGCGCCGACATCCGTTGCGAGCCACTGATCGACTCCCTGACCGTGCGAGCCCAGTGACTGTATACGGTCCCCAGGTGTGCCTAGGCAGACCCTAATCTGGCACGAAGCTCAGACAACCTGAGTTTACATCTTCTTTAGCCACCACCACGAATTTGAGTCCAGAGAGAGGGATTTGGGGGTCCGGGCTTTCAAGGAGGCATGGGGCAGCAGGCCGGTCTGGCAATGGTGGCAGATGTAAGCAGGGGCGAGGCACAATGAGGAGGGGATGGATGCGGAGGACCATTGATTTGGAGGGTCAGGGCGAGGCTGGATTCGGCGGTGTGGATGACGCCTAAACGAGAGGAGACAGATGGGGCGCGGCAGCAAGCGGACGAGGAGCAGGAAGAAAGACGCGAAACGGTGCTGGTGGGTGCATGAAAACGAACAGTGGCACGCACGTACGTTGTGAACAGTAGAATGGACATCGGAAGGCTACGGTCCGTCGACTGAAACAAAGGCTAAATTCAGCCACCTGACTGTTAGCATCTCCATGCATGTATGGTTGATTACGGGCAAATGCATGTTTGTCGATTGGGCCATGTTGCCAAAGGATTGGTTCAATAATGCGAACTAAATTATGCATATCCGTAGCGAGTAATGAGCGGTTACAAACCATGTGCTTAATGTGCATTACAAGTTGTTTTGGAGGCCGTAATGTACCCCAAATACAACGCTAGCTCGCTCATCAGTTACTCCGGCAAATGATGTGTCCCTTGCTGAAGTTTCGAAGCAAACAAATGCCGGGTACGTACGTTGGTTAGATTACCGGTGCTTCCATCGGTACCGAGAAGACGGCGAGTGGATCGCGCCGGCGCCGTGTCTCTTCTTATTGTAGTCGTTCCTTGCCACCTTCCGGTGGTGGCCGCATGCATTCTTGCCCCCCGCAACTATCTTCGGCTCCGGCGGATCGGACAACAACCAGGCAGGTATCCATGGAGAGCTCGTGGATCGAATCGGTGGCAGCACAATGAGAGGAAACGAGTCGAGAAACAACCGGTGCCGGCTGGCCCTCATCACGTACTTCTCCTTCCAGCTGACTGCTACATCCTCGGAGCTCTCGGCGTCGTCCAGGAGAAACGGACGGCACCAGCGCCGGAGCAGGCGCAAGCTAAAGAGGTCGTACGATGACTTCCACAGCTCTCTAAGGGCCTCGTACAATGGCTTCAAAAATTCGCGATGGGCCTCGTACAATGGCTTCCACAGCTCGCCGTCGCATTCCGCCACGAGGCGCCTCAGCTGCCTGCTCGTGCACTCCACCCTCGCTAGGTCCTCGCCGTCCTTGAGCCGCTTCAGGATCTCCACCTTGACGTCGTCGGGCAGGGACGTGAAACCTGTCAGCGGCAGACCGTTCCTGTGGCACAGCTTGACGAAGAGGCCCCAGCATACGCCGTCCGCGAGCGACCAGCAGATCCGCGACCCCCGGGGCTCCGTGTCGTCCAGGGCGCGGGAGAGGAGTGGCGTGATGGTGGCCACGCCCAGGCGCTCCCGGTACGCGCTCCGCACATCGATGTCCGTCGTGAGGTACATGATCAGGGCGACATCGTCGCTCCCCGGCGTAGTGCACAGCATCAGCACGGCGGCGTCGGCGTCCTTGCGGTGCGCCAGCTGCGGCGCGGTGTACCTCCGGGAGAGATACAGCGAGGTGCCTGTCTTGCCTGCTGGCATCTTCAGGAGGTGGCCGGACGGTGGCTCGGCGCCGTAGGGCACGAAGCCGGCGTGGAGTAAGGCGGCATGAGCGATCATGCCCAGCCGGCCGACAACGTCCTCGGCTTCCCAATGGTCAGCGTCGACGAACCTTCGAAGGATCGCCATGGTGGTTATCGTCGTTTGTCACGGTGGAATTGAGGTGATTGGGGATGGAATAGATGTGTTTTACCACAAATATATGTTGCTTTCCTAGTCTCGTAAGACTCTATATAGGAATCTAGGGCCTGAACCGCAGCGAGTATATCTGGAACTTTCCCAAAGGGCTGGCGTTTAAGCGATTGAATTGTGGACTGCAAACTAGTCGTAGGACTCTAGGACTCTCATgatatctatatttatatttgaATAAATACTTTGTTAAATGTTGAGAAAATGCATTTGAATAAATAATTTGTTGCGGCTGACGTACCTGCAGATGGCTGATGCTACGGTTGGTATGCATGTTGAGTCTATACCCACGTTGC is a genomic window of Phragmites australis chromosome 24, lpPhrAust1.1, whole genome shotgun sequence containing:
- the LOC133907227 gene encoding uncharacterized protein LOC133907227, with translation MAILRRFVDADHWEAEDVVGRLGMIAHAALLHAGFVPYGAEPPSGHLLKMPAGKTGTSLYLSRRYTAPQLAHRKDADAAVLMLCTTPGSDDVALIMYLTTDIDVRSAYRERLGVATITPLLSRALDDTEPRGSRICWSLADGVCWGLFVKLCHRNGLPLTGFTSLPDDVKVEILKRLKDGEDLARVECTSRQLRRLVAECDGELWKPLYEAHREFLKPLYEALRELWKSSYDLFSLRLLRRWCRPFLLDDAESSEDVAVSWKEKYVMRASRHRLFLDSFPLIVLPPIRSTSSPWIPAWLLSDPPEPKIVAGGKNACGHHRKVARNDYNKKRHGAGAIHSPSSRYRWKHR